The genomic region CGCATTATAAAAATATTGGATTCCCCAGTTCATTTTTTAACTTTGTCTAATCAAGTTTTATCTGAATATCGAGCTGAAAGCATCACAGCACGACTTTCAGTAATCCTATCGGAAATTAACCACTTTTTTGACCATCAAAGCCATCAATTATCTACTATTCCTCAACTTACTAAATTCCGATTGGCAACTTTACTGATGAAAAGGCTCTATGGGAAATTTATTCATCGGTACTTTAATTTGCCTAAATCTAAATAGCCAGGTTTATTTAAAACTATAAACAATCCTAAATAACCACTTCCAATTTTAAACTATTAACTCTTTCTTAGATGTTCTATCCAGACCTATTTGGGTAGAATGTCATGCTTTACTAACAAAACTATCCGTTAACTGGGAGAAAATGTTATAATTTAATGACAATTGATCCCCAAAGACCTGATAAATAGGTAAAATGAGTAAAAAACCCACTCTACCCCTTGATCAATAGGCATAATTACCTGTTAATATTTCTTCAGGAAAAACACACCGCCCGATCCCAAAATCGGAAAGTATGTAAGCAAATTTAAAAAACAATAAAAACGCTTATACGCTGGGTAAAACCAGAAGTCATGAATGAAAATTCATCTGGAATGGGTAGCATTTTATGAACCTTCCTATAATCAGGGGAAGTAACTTGCCCTACAAACTACTGGAGGCTAAAGCCAATGGCAAAAGAACGCCCACCTATGGAGGAGATGACTCTCAGGCAACTCCGCAAAGTTGCTAGTGAGTATGGTGTCTCTCGGTACAGCAGGATGCGTAAATCCCAACTGCTGGCATCAATTCAAGAAGTGCAAACTCGCAAATTTTCGATTAGTCCATCTCAGTCGTTGGAGGCGCAGGAAAACGTGGAAGCAACAAAATTTGAATTAGGTCAAGAAGATCGTAATGGTGGTTCTTTGTCTGACGTGGATGCTGGACTAGGAGATTTACCAGGTGGTTATGGTGAAAGTCGCATCGTACTTTTACCCCGGGATCCACAATGGGCTTACACCTACTGGGATATACCTAATGAGCATAAGCAAGAGTTGCGTCGCCAAGGTGGACAACAATTGGCTCTACGGATTTATGATGTCACCGATGTTGATTTAGATCATCAAAGTCCTCATAGTCTTCAAGAATATCCTGCAGACGAATTGGCCAGGGAATGGTACTTACCTATTCCTGTGAGCGATCGCGATTATGTTATAGATATTGGCTATCGTACTCCCGATGGTCGCTGGTTGGTGCTAGCACGTTCTGCGAGGGTTCATATTCCTCCTGTATATCCCTCGGATTGGATTGAAGATGTGTTCATCACCGTGAATTTTGAGGAAGACCTGCGTGGTAAGACTAAGTATGAATTAATACCTCCTGCTAAGAAAGCGGCGATTGCAGCAGAAGCTGCAAGTGCTGCAATTCACGACCAAATGCTTAGTTTAGCGGAATCAGGGGAAGCACAAAGAGTTGCTGGTTCCCTGTTTGGCTCTATGCAGCATGTACCTGGATCCGTACGTCCAGAACAGGCTATAAGTTCTTATGTCTTCCCATCCGGTGTTGGTATGTGGGCAGTTCCCACTGCATCTGGAATTAACGTTAATATGTCCGGTGTTGGCATGTCCGGTGTCGGATTCTCCGCTTCCGCTGTACCTGTACGTCCTCGACAATTCTGGTTGGTTGCTGATGCGGAACTAATTGTCTATGGTGCGACTGAACCAGATGCTACGGTGACCATTGGTGGTCGTCCAATTAAACTTAATCCAGATGGTACCTTCCGTTTCCAAATGTCCTTCCAAGATGGTTTGATTGACTACCCAATTTTGGCTGTTGCTGCTGATGGTGAGCAAACCCGCTCTATTCACATGAAGTTTGAACGGG from Cylindrospermopsis curvispora GIHE-G1 harbors:
- a CDS encoding DUF4912 domain-containing protein, translated to MAKERPPMEEMTLRQLRKVASEYGVSRYSRMRKSQLLASIQEVQTRKFSISPSQSLEAQENVEATKFELGQEDRNGGSLSDVDAGLGDLPGGYGESRIVLLPRDPQWAYTYWDIPNEHKQELRRQGGQQLALRIYDVTDVDLDHQSPHSLQEYPADELAREWYLPIPVSDRDYVIDIGYRTPDGRWLVLARSARVHIPPVYPSDWIEDVFITVNFEEDLRGKTKYELIPPAKKAAIAAEAASAAIHDQMLSLAESGEAQRVAGSLFGSMQHVPGSVRPEQAISSYVFPSGVGMWAVPTASGINVNMSGVGMSGVGFSASAVPVRPRQFWLVADAELIVYGATEPDATVTIGGRPIKLNPDGTFRFQMSFQDGLIDYPILAVAADGEQTRSIHMKFERETPSRHTNTKEEAVLEWLS